Proteins encoded within one genomic window of Vanrija pseudolonga chromosome 3, complete sequence:
- the ECM22_0 gene encoding Sterol regulatory element-binding protein ECM22, protein MTAPLLPPPSPARASSHHRRRSTLLTLAGVVFVIISLYYVPLLPRSQQPKATHAPELDDKGRWKPPNATHGHTAPHGSAEAVLVAAKPAAGDHYKTTAGYRWDCEAKLRALTACTARNDCAPQASNIVIFGAYYCDEAIFSNGQSREAHWCRSMVHSLERQGFTVLIARNDFEYIYHLYRQMPDLVRVVIGDNEWPSGRPEDWFKTDERPDGIPAWKFFHFHYNPTEHGNGFVGNAWAVAAEPEDWRPEHDRWNYTYLGLSLEDTLVRPLGFHDRRARAFILGNKKEYYYKNAAWPDDFFTRAKAELRQTYPDFEFISTVPGPHGEDHEGMPKGIRNVGELSLKDWEGELAPARVMIGLGQPKLSLGAYKALQMSLPFVNPHWGDETDPLRWDDVQHSTLRTEVEPYVYQVKAGDFDGFLRAIHKALEKPMLPKHYARMTDKALDRRMYEFVHHDWKHAASIILEQRKKGVETQNSGKLFVLSSSGPTDRVHRRPFHKRTKTGCLPCREHKKKCDEQTPICKRCRTNKRSCVYPPGALPGSLSRQRSEGVELDPGMDIDTTTRRDRRPEEQAAAAALFSIGDVGELDRTPRSDDILSLVMDTPQSLRPSSTTPQGLTLPVSTPAPPPAPGLAYDPSLFWDEGAVSLPTNMAGTRKEDFVARMFGASDQLLAELLLDATAVGLIPPGDADETETEVLLGPQFPRRVEFPRLFAPSGYIDLPDATDEDLLTFFFELASRTVVALDTNDNPVRTCFLPVPLHNSPTDSGKALHSALLHSVLCVSAIHCHTVSQRRPDGVFPDYHAQVVHHRLQAFHCLRESAEKQLVEKLEQSEVESRTAAVLLLLLASVFDGDAKLVPTLLKNAELDLPRCGPENSASYYVAMHSIYRIMDALARQQLVDIHSLAWSTFTTDRWIQRAAVIVKNISGTTQDTLLRFARCHNLIIKHSQLREQLADPANSGTTPQLSWQMAELEAKLDFEEGELADTTGVVPKDEELHRVNVGIQMWRCALRVYILRSVFGATSSDKRVAQCLRTVLDVAPSTTRGTEVGYVWPMIIVGCEAITPEDKAAVIKIIQRCQWKHSAPPRIAEVVVKAAWEGKDWQTSLRERGCPLLI, encoded by the exons atgacGGCCCCACTGCTGCCCCCGCCAtccccggcgcgcgcgtcgtcgcacCACAGGCGGAGATCGACGCTGCTCaccctcgccggcgtcgtcttcgtcatCATCTCGCTGTACTACGTCCCCTTGCTCCCCCGGAGCCAGCAGCCAAAGGCTACCCACGCACCAGaactcgacgacaaggggCGCTGGAAGCCGCCCAACGCGACACACGGCCACACTGCGCCCCACGGCTCGGCGGAGGcagtgctcgtcgcggccaagCCTGCCGCTGGGGACCACTACAAGACCACGGCGGGGTACCGGTGGGACTgcgaggccaagctccgcgCTCTCACAGCCTGTACCGCTCGCAACGACTGCGCACCACAGGCGTCCAAC ATCGTCATCTTTGGCGCGTACTACTGCGACGAGGCAATATTCAGCAATGGCCAGAGTCGTGAGGCGCACTGGTGTCGCAGCATGGTTCACtcgctcgagcgccagggGTTCACAGTGCTGATCGCGCGCAACGACTTTG AATACATCTACCATCTCTACCGCCAGATGCCGGACCTCGTGCGCGTGGTGATTGGCGACAACGAGTGGCCGTCTGGTCGGCCAGAAGACTGGTTCAAGACGGACGAGCGGCCAGATGGCATCCCGGCGTGGAAG TTCTTCCACTTCCACTACAACCCGACCGAGCACGGCAACGGGTTCGTTGGGAACGCCTGGGCagttgccgccgagcccgaggactGGCGCCCGGAGCATGACCGATGGA ACTACACCTACCTGGGCCTCTCGCTCGAGGACACGCTTGTCCGCCCGCTCGGCTTccacgaccgccgcgcgcgtgcctTTATCCTGGGTAACAAGAAGGAGTACTACTACAAGAACGCGGCGTGGCCCGACGACTTCTTCACGCGCGCCAAAGCCGAGCTGCGCCAGACGTACCCCGATTTCGAGTTCATTTCGACTGTGCCAGGGCCTCATGGAGAGGACCACGAGGGCATGCCCAAGGGCATTAGGAATGTGGGCGAGCTGAGCCTCAAGGACTgggagggcgagctggcccCTGCGCGTGTCATGATCGGGCTGGGGCAGCCAAAACTGAGCCTGGGAGCGTACAAGGCGTTGCAGATGAGTCTGCCGTTTGTCAATCCT CACTGGGGCGACGAGACCGACCCGCTCCGCTGGGACGATGTTCAGCACTCGACGCTGcgcaccgaggtcgagccaTACGTCTACCAGGTCAAGGCAGGCGATTTCGACGGCTTTTTGCGTGCCATCCACAAGGCTCTTGAGAAGCCCATGTTGCC AAAACACTACGCGCGCATGACAGACAAGGCTCTCGACCGGCGGATGTACGAGTTTGTTCACCACGACTGGAAGCACGCGGCGTCGATCATTCTCGAGCAACGCAAGAAGGGCGTCGAGACGCAGAACTCGGGCAAGCTGTTTGTTCT ctcgtcgagtgGCCCGACGGACCGGGTGCACCGGCGGCCGTTCCACAAGCGCACCAAGACGGGGTGTCTCCCGTGCCGCGAGCACAAGAAG AAATGCGACGAGCAGACCCCCATCTGCAAGCGCTGCCGCACGAACAAGCGGTCGTGCGTATATCCCCCCGGCGCGCTCCCGGGGTCACTGTCCCGCCAGCGCTCTgaaggcgtcgagctggaccCCGGCATGGACATTGACACTACGACACGGCGCGACCGACGGCCAGAGGAgcaggcggccgcggcggcgctgttcTCCATTGGCGATGTTGGAGAGCTGGAccggacgccgag ATCCGACGACATCCTTTCGCTCGTGATGGACACGCCGCAGAGTCtacggccgtcgtcgaccacgccgcAGGGCCTGACTCTTCCCGTGTCCACACCAGCCCCACCACCGGCGCCTGGCCTGGCGTACGACCCCAGCCTGTTCTGGGACGAGGGGGCCGTGTCGTTACCCACCAACATGGCCGGCACGCGCAAGGAGGACTTTGTCGCGCGCATGTTTGGCGCGAGTGACCA actcctcgccgagctcctcctcgacgctaCGGCCGTCGGGCTCATCCCCCccggcgacgcggacgagACGGAGACCGAGGTGCTCCTTGGCCCGCAGTtcccgcgccgcgtcgagttCCCCCGGCTGTTCGCGCCGAGCGGATACATTGACCTTCCTgacgcgaccgacgaggacctGCTCACGTTCTTCTTTGAGCTGGCGTCGCGCACCGTCGTGGCACTGGATACGAACg acaACCCGGTGCGCACCTGCTTCCTGCCCGTACCGCTGCACAACTCGCCGACCGACTCGGGCAAGGCGCTCCACTCGGCGCTGCTGCACTCGGTCCTGTGCGTGTCCGCGATCCACTGCCACACCGTGTCCCAGCGCCGCCCGGACGGCGTGTTCCCAGACTACCATGCCCAGGTGGTGCACCACCGTCTACAGGCGTTCCACTGCCTGCGGGAGAGCGCCGAaaagcagctcgtcgagaagctcgagcagAGCGAGGTGGAGAGCAGGACCGCGGCAGTGCTGTTGCTTCTCCTCGCGAGCGTGTTTGACGGCGACGCAAAGCTCGTCCCCACGCTGCTCAAgaacgccgagctcgacctccccCGCTGTGGGCCGGAAAACTCGGCGAGCTACTACGTCGCCATGCACTCGATCTACCGCATCATGGACGCGCTTGCTCGGCAGCAGCTGGTCGATATTCACAGCTTGGCGTGGTCGACATTCACGACGGACCGGTGGATCCAGCGTGCGGCAGTCATTGTGAAGAACATCTCTGGGACG ACCCAAGACACCCTGCTCCGCTTTGCCCGCTGCCACAACCTCATCATCAAGCACtcgcagctgcgcgagcagctcgccgacccgGCCAACTCGgggacgacgccgcagctGTCGTGGCagatggccgagctcgaggccaagctcgactttgaggagggcgagctcgctgacACGACGGGCGTCGtgcccaaggacgaggagctgc ACCGCGTCAACGTCGGTATCCAGATGTGGCggtgcgcgctgcgcgtgtACATTCTCCGGTCGGTCTTTGGCGCGACGTCATCCGACAAGCGGGTCGCGCAGTGCTTGCGGACAGTGCTGGAcgtggcgccgtcgacga CGCGGGGCACCGAGGTGGGGTATGTTTGGCCCATGATC ATTGTGGGCTGTGAGGCCATCACACCGgaggacaaggccgccgtGATCAAGATCATCCAGCGCTGCCAGtggaag cactcggcgccgccccgtatcgccgaggtggtggtcaAGGCGGCCTGGGAGGGCAAGGACTGGCAGACCTCTCTGCGGGAGCGAGGCTGTCCGCTTCTAATCTAG
- the CSN4 gene encoding COP9 signalosome complex subunit 4 produces MDVDSTITPNLASIQSISNQREKIDAYLSLLATLLTPTASAADLTAFGRHFTTSTSMAMVVGRRVLGDYVAALAAGTDYRPTLAAEADDDRAKWDAAGLAAFTGRDDVRREVVEGVLAGDLAGWCEEQTTALRHVLSGILQRDEDWLGAARALMRIPLDGSRIVPDEEKLAVYIKIVRLLLECGESGAAQTYFSRASLLIHTSKDKETQLAYRLSQARLLDFAARFAEAAQKYHEISFNSAIAEEDRIQMLSSAVTTSILAPAGPQRSRILASLNRDERVQTSLPAHLSTMLRKMLLEYIVRPEEVHEFERGLEEHQRAIVEGGGTVLERAVREHNVNACAQVYDNIGFDGLGALLGVDAASAESMSRRMIEQGRLRAWIDQPLGLLYFESRPSHDTDADAQGTAGGLGIEHVEKEVEPVSWTERWDDRIRATSLKVESVAAQIQARGLVKA; encoded by the exons ATGGACGTCGACAGCACGATCACGCCAAACCTGGCCTCGATCCAGTCCATATC AAACCAACGCGAGAAGATCGATGCCtacctctccctcctcgcgacgctgctcacgcccacggcgtcggcggccgacCTGACGGCCTTTGGGCGGCACTttacgacgtcgacctcgatggcGATGGTCGTCGGgcgccgcgtgctcggcgactacgtggcggcgctcgcggcggggACAGACTACCGCCCCacgctggccgccgaggcggacgacgaccgcgccaAGTGGGACGCGGCGGGCCTGGCGGCCTTCActggccgcgacgacgtgcgccgcgaggtcgtcgagggcgtgcttGCTGGCGACTTGGCGGGCTGGTGCGAGGAGcagacgacggcgctgaGGCATGTCCTCTCGGGCATCctccagcgcgacgaggactggctcggcgctgcgcgtgccCTGATGCGTATCCCGCTCGACGGCTCGAG GATTGTtcccgacgaggagaagctcGCAGTGTACATCAAGATTGTGCGGTTGCTGCTCGAG TGCGGCGAGTCCGGTGCAGCGCAGACATACTTCTCCCGCGCGTCGCTGCTCATCCACACGTCAAAGGACAAGGAGACGCAGCTGGCGTACCGCCTCTCTCAGGCACGTCTGCTCGACTTTGCGGCGCGcttcgccgaggcggcgcaaAAGTACCATGAGATTAGCTTCAACTCGGCGATTGCGGAGGAGGACAGGATCCAGATGCT ctcgtcggctgTCACCACATCAATTCTGGCCCCAGCAGGCCCACAGCGCTCGCGCATCCTCGCGTCGCTGaaccgcgacgagcgggtgCAGACGTCTCTCCCCGCACACCTCTCTACCATGCTTCGCAAGATGCTGCTCGAGTACATTGTGCGCCCCGAGGAGGTGCACGAGTTTGAGCGCGGGCTGGAGGAGCACCAGCGCGCGATCGTCGAGGGAGGCGGCACGGTTCTGgagcgcgcggtgcgcgagcaCAACGTCAACGCGTGTGCGCAGGTGTACGACAACATTGGGtttgacggcctcggcgcgctgctgggcgtcgacgccgcgtccgccgagAGCATGTCGCGGCGCATGATTGAGCAGGGGCG TCTCCGCGCGTGGATCGACCAGCCCCTCGGCCTGCTCTACTTCGAGTCGCGCCCGAGCCACGacacggacgccgacgcgcagggcacggcgggcggtctcggcatcgagcacgtcgagaaggaggtcgagcCCGTGTCGTGGACTGAGCGCTGGGACGACCGCATCCGCGCGACGAGTCTCAAGGTCGAgagcgtggcggcgcagATCCAGGCACGCGGCCTGGTCAAGGCGTag
- the serA_0 gene encoding D-3-phosphoglycerate dehydrogenase has protein sequence MTRAAILSSLRNNISTTMSRIAVLDDYNDLAAKYVTDAVRSKAEITVFQDTILPSIDEPALIARLKPFDVLVTMRERTPLPRSVIAALPNLRTILTTGTINRGIDTEAAKERGIVVAGTSWVPARARAPPGVGVTVQHTWALILALATNIPRDNALVTDGKWLGANPLNTNIFGLTLGLVGLGNLGSQVAKIGGLGFGQKIIAWSTNLTQDKADEQAEKVGLPKGSITAVSKDELFSTADIVSVHLVLSERSRGIVGAEDLAKLKPTAFIVNTARGPIIDEDALIDVLDKGKIRGAAIDVFGTEPLPLDSRWRTTKWGAPRSEVIVTPHSGYSYDDQIGWMWERTAENLALVVEGKEPQWRIV, from the exons ATGACCCGCGCGGCCATCCTCTCGTCTCTGCGCAACAACATATCGACCACCATGAGCCGcatcgccgtcctcgacgactacaacgacctcgccgcgaaGTATGTGACCGACGCCGTCCggtccaaggccgagatcaCCGTCTTTCAGGACACAATCCTGCCGTCCATCGACGAGCCGGCCCTCATTGCGCGGCTCAAGCCGTTCGACGTGCTCGTGACGATGCGcgagcgcacgccgctcCCGCGCTCCGtcatcgccgcgctgccAAACCTCCGCACCATCCTCACGACCGGCACCATCAACCGCGGGATCGACACCGAGGCAGCAAAGGAGcgcggcatcgtcgtcgccgggACGTCGTGGGTGCCTGCGCG AGCACGTGCGCCCcccggtgtcggcgtcacGGTGCAGCATACGTGGGCGCtgatcctcgccctcgcgaccAACATCCCGCGCGACAACGCCCTCGTCACAGACGGCAAGTGGCTCGGCGCGAACCCGCTCAACACGAACATCTTCGGGCTGaccctcggccttgtcggcctcggcaacctcGGAAGCCAGGTCGCCAAGatcggcgggctgggctTTGGGCAGAAGATCATCGCGTGGTCGACCAACCTCACGcaggacaaggccgacgagcaggcggAGAAGGTCGGGCTGCCCAAGGGGTCCATCACGGCAGTCAGCAAGGACGAGCTGTTCTCCACGGCGGACATTGTCAGTGTgcacctcgtcctctcgGAGCGTAGTCGTGGCATTGTCGGCGCGGAagacctcgccaagctcaagccgACCGCGTTCATCGTCaacacggcgcgcgggcccatcatcgacgaggacgcgctcatcgacgtgctcgacaagggcaagatccgtggcgccgccatcgacgtGTTCGGTaccgagccgctgccgctcgactcgcgctggcgcacgACAAAGTGGGGCGCGCCCCGCTCCGAGGTCATCGTCACCCCGCACTCGGGCTACTCGTACGACGACCAGATCGGGTGGATGTGGGAGCGCACGGCGGAGAACCTCGCGCTTGTGGTTGAGGGCAAGGAGCCACAGTGGCGCATTGTGTAG
- the BAT1_0 gene encoding Amino-acid permease BAT1: protein MSSDEGNKEAVYSAHVRELSEKYHDHGEAAQLEELGYKQELNRNLGMVAVLGLSFAIMAVPFGTSTTFYIALTDGGPVTILYGWIFVSLVSCCIAASLAEICSVYPTSGGVYYWSAMLSTPEYSAFSSYLTGWFGAVGNWTVTASITFGGAQLILAAVTLFHPDYEPTAWQTVLVYWAALLLSYAINIFFNDHLEKLNTVCLYWTGGAVIIIIVTLLARAEHRNSGKFAFSHFDASTSGWPNAWAFFVGLLQAAYTLTGYGMVAALCEEVKDAQREVPRAMVLSVVAAGITGLVYLLPIIFVLPDPQPLLDIANAGGQPMPMLYKTVTRSADAAMGLLSLILGIWLFATIGSLTAASRCTWAFSRDGGIPGSQWWKKVNPRFGVPVHSLTLSTIICALLGLIYLGSSAAFNAFTGVATICLGCSYAFPILCSLIRRRKLVQHAPYSLGNFFGYFSNIVTVVWITFSIVLFCFPVGIPVTAPSMNYASVVFAGFGTIATIWYVVNARKHYQGPVVSLLRREESRQPQSGRASVAAGAA, encoded by the exons atgtcGTCCGACGAGGGCAACAAGGAGGCCGTGTACTCGGCCCACGTCCGAGAGCTCTCGGAGAAGTACCATGAccacggcgaggcggcccagctcgaggagctgggctACAAGCAGGAGCTCAACCGCAACCTCGGCATGGTTGCGGTCCTCGGTCTCAGCTTTGCCATCATGGCCGTCCCCTTCGGTACCAGCACAACGTTCTACATCGCCTTGACGGACGGTGGCCCGGTTACGATTCTCTatggt TGGATCTTCGTCTCCCTCGTCTCATGCTGCATCGCCGCGTCTCTTGCTGAAAT CTGCTCGGTCTACCCCACCTCGGGAGGTGTCTACT ACTGGTCCGCAATGCTCTCCACGCCAGAGTACTCTGCCTTCTCGTCCTACCTCACTGGCTGGTTCGGCGCCGTTGGAAACTGGAC GGTCACCGCGTCCATCACCTTTGGTGGCGCACAGCTCATCCTTGCGGCGGTTACCCTCTTCCACCCAGACTACGAGCCGACAGCATGGCAGACGGTGCTTGTGTACTgggccgcgctgctgctgtcgtaCGCCATCAACATCTTCTTCAATGA ccaCCTGGAAAAGCTCAACACTGTCTGCCTGTACTggaccggcggcgccgtcatcatcatcatcgtcacgctcctcgctcgcgccgagcaccgcaACTCGGGCAAGTTTGCCTTCAGCCAC TTCGACGCCTCGACCTCTGGCTGGCCCAACGCGTGGGCCTTCTTCGTCGGCCTCTTGCAGGCAGCGTACACGCTCACCGGGTACGGCATGGTCGCTGCCCTCtgcgaggaggtcaaggacgcgcagcgcgaggtgcCCCGCGCCATGGTGCtctcggtcgtcgcggccggcaTCACGGGCCTCGTCTACCTCCTGCCCATCATCTTCGTGCTCCCCGACCCCCAGCCGCTGCTTGACATTgccaacgccggcggccagccCATGCCCATGCTCTACAAGACGGTCACGCgctcggccgacgccgccatggGCCTGCTCtcgctcatcctcggcatCTGGCTCTTCGCCACCATTGGctcgctcaccgccgcgtccCGCTGCACGTGGGCCTtctcgcgcgacggcggcatcCCCGGCTCGCAGTGGTGGAAGAAGGTCAACCCCCGTTTCGGCGTGCCCGTGCACTCGCTCACCCTGTCGACCATCATctgcgcgctcctcggcctcatctacctcggctcgtcggctgccTTCAACGCCTTCACTGGTGTCGCGACCATCTGCCTTGGATGCTCGTACGCGTTCCCCATCCTGTGCTCGCtcatccgccgccgcaagctcGTCCAGCACGCGCCGTACTCGCTCGGCAACTTCTTCGGCTACTTCTCCAACATTGTCACGGTTGTGTGGATCACGTTCAGCATTGTGCTCTTCTGTTTCCCCGTCGGCATCCCCGTCACCGCGCCCAGCATGAACTATGCCTCGGTCGTGTTCGCCGGCTTTGGCACGATCGCGACCATCTGGTACGTTGTCAACGCGCGCAAGCACTACCAGGGCCCCGTGGTctcgctcctccgccgcgaggAGTCGCGCCAGCCCCAATCCGGCCGGGCAAGTGTCGCGGCTGGTGCGGCTTAA
- the fadD3_0 gene encoding 3-[(3aS,4S,7aS)-7a-methyl-1,5-dioxo-octahydro-1H-inden-4-yl]propanoyl:CoA ligase, which translates to MDTQTDTQLSIAECDQLLTTTPGSRWEVTTAIIDGREQRVWKNQPPHFRAFLLAQLDRFADRDLVSSPEGKSRETSTYGDVHARAVSLAAWLRGRGLRASSRVAIGGLNSTEWVVAFVAVHLLGAVPVLLNSTLHPGQQAHCLTITKPDLILVDGKLAEQIVPVAKRLSAKGYNIIFAWSSIAHIPASNRAGIQQLTVTATEADVAAIEAGEGFDLTPESDGQILFTSGTTSAPKAVLVTQRGALSHILSSNITSARATLRAGGSYADAQARLNPPATQNVMLVPVPLFHVTGCLSWLIKAMTFGSKVVFMRRWDVDTAIDLISSERVNVIGGVPAIATSVVKAADRLPPGHTISSVNYGGAPPPASLAAEIQKAWPGASLANGYGMTETNGIITCLSGADYIANPKSVGVPFPLTQVRIVHPDTREPLPANEVGLILVKGSNVMKGYLGDAAATQKAMQDGWFDTGDLGSMTAEGWLSIGDRQKDMIIRGGENIASAEVEHALCEDLRVEHAAAVPVPDDVLGERVGVAVTLAPGATATPGDILASAEPRLRHAARPAVVVILPTLPRNASGKVVKTDVKKVVGRVWANAAPVSAPSSNSSATPAPMYAKAKL; encoded by the exons atggaCACGCAGACGGACACCCAGCTCTCCATCGCCGAGTGCGACCAGCTGCTGACGACCACGCCCGGCTCGCGGTGGGAGGTCACGACGGCGATCATTGACGGAAGGGAACAGCGCGTGTGGAAGAAT CAACCACCACACTTccgcgccttcctcctcgcccagctcgaccgcTTCGCAGACCGCGACCTCGTCTCATCACCAGAGGGCAAGTCGCGCGAGACATCAACCTACGGCGacgtgcacgcgcgcgctgtgAGTCTTGCGGCGTGGCTGCGTGGCCGGGGCctgcgcgccagctcgcgtGTCGCCATCGGCGGGCTCAACTCGACCGAGTGGGTCGTGGCGTTCGTCGCCGTCcacctgctcggcgccgtgccagTCCTCCTCAACTCGACCCTCCACCCCGGCCAGCAGGCCCACTGCCTCACCATCACCAAGCCcgacctcatcctcgtcgacggcaagctcgcaGAGCAGATTGTGCCTGTCGCCAAGCGCCTCTCAGCCAAGGGCTACAACATT ATCTTTGCATGGTCATCCATCGCGCACATCCCTGCATCAAACCGTGCCGGCATCCAGCAACTCACCGTGACTGCAACCGAGGCAgacgtcgccgccatcgaggcAGGCGAGGGGTTCGACCTCACGCCTGAATCCGACGGCCAGATCCTCTTCACAAGTGGTACGACGAGCGCACCCAAGGCAGTGCTGGTcacgcagcgcggcgccctCAGCCACATCCTCTCGTCCAACATCACGTCAGCACGCGCGACGCTCCGCGCGGGCGGCTCGTACGCCGACGCACAGGCGCGCCTTAACCCCCCAGCCACCCAAAACGTCATGCTCGTCCCCGTGCCCCTCTTCCACGTCACCGGATGCCTCTCGTGGCTCATCAAGGCCATGACCTTTGGCTCCAAGGTCGTCTTCATGCGCCGGTGGGACGTCGACACGGCCATCGACCTCAtctcgagcgagcgcgtcaacGTCAttggcggcgtgcccgccatcgccacgtcggtcgtcaaggccgccgaccgcCTGCCCCCAGGACACACGATCTCGTCGGTCAACTACGGCGGTGCGCCGCCCcctgcctcgctcgccgccgagatccAGAAGGCGTGGcccggcgcgtcgctcgcgaaCGGCTACGGCATGACCGAGACGAACGGCATCATCACGTGTCTCTCTGGCGCCGACTACATTGCCAACCCTAAGTCGGTCGGCGTGCCCTTCCCGCTCACGCAGGTGCGCATCGTGCACCCCGACACGCGCGAGCCGCTGCCCGCCAACGAGGTCGGCCTGATTCTCGTCAAGGGCTCCAACGTCATGAAGGGATACcttggcgacgcggcggccacacAGAAGGCGATGCAGGACGGGTGGTTCGACACGGGCGACCTCGGCTCCATGACCGCCGAGGGATGGCTCTCGATCGGCGACAGGCAAAAGGACATGATcatccgcggcggcgagaacaTTGCCAGTGCagaggtcgagcacgcgctctGCGAGGacctgcgcgtcgagcacgccgccgctgtcccAGTGCCCGatgacgtcctcggcgagcgtgtcggcgtggccGTGACGCTTGCGCCGGGTGCCACCGCGACCCCGGGCGACATCCTCGCGTCCGCCGAGCCTCGGTtacggcacgccgcgcgccccgccgtcgtcgtcatcctgccgacgctgccgcgcAACGCATCCGGCAAGGTTGTAAAGACGGACGTTAAGAAGGTTGTTGGAAGGGTATGGGCCAACGCGGCCCCggtgagcgcgccgagctcaaaCTCGAGCGCGACCCCGGCCCCGATGTACGCCAAGGCGAAGCTATAG
- the mpas gene encoding Methylphloroacetophenone synthase: protein MPDSTPTPDAVRPAVPDAGAAVGLPPVTPGFADHVFAVEEGVELPLRFWSGGDGRRPWLIWFHGGGFVGGKWSTPHAWIVPAFTQRGYHVVSVGYRLAPEASLEHQLADAVSAHKYALQNLPVDAQRCVAGGDSSGSILSLLAGFKYDPKPAAVLNLYGCADMLDPVWRAPPSDGSNAYMLKQGDAELERQTGSRDLAKALVQCPWEHEIPPAVPLEATRAHLGQPGFEVDDALIRRIDLATYMYSHARLPDVLYRREEYSSEQAMLAAAEALSPLQMVQKATTYPPTYIMHGTKDTCVPLRESTEFADRLREIGVAVAEDYPEAGHVFDTWRSPNEEGWQRHVPPCLDFLDKHVK from the exons ATGCCAGATTCCACACCCACGCCGGACGCTGTACGCCCAGCCGtgcccgacgccggcgccgcggtcggcctGCCGCCCGTCACGCCGGGGTTTGCCGACCACGTCTttgcggtcgaggagggcgtcgagctgccgcTGCGCTTCTGGTCGGGCGGGGACGGTCGTCGACCATGGCTCATCTGGTTCCACGGCG GCGGGTTCGTAGGCGGAAAGTGGTCAACCCCGCATGCTTGGATCGTCCCCGCCTTCACCCAGCGAGGGTACCACGTCGTCTCGGTCGGGtaccgcctcgcgcccgaggccTCGCTGGAGCACcagcttgccgacgccgtctcggCTCACAAGTATGCTCTGCAGAACCTGCCTGTCGATGCGCAGCGCtgcgtcgcgggcggcgactcATCCGGGAGCATCCTCAGCCTGCTCGCTGGGTTCAAGTACGATCCCAAGCCTGCAGCCGTCCTCAACCTGTACGGCTGTGCCGACATGCTCGACCCCGTATGGCGTGCGCCGCCTTCAGACGGGAGCAATGCGTACATGCTCAAGCAgggcgatgccgagctcgagcggcagACAGGCAgtcgcgacctcgccaaaGCCCTCGTCCAGTGCCCGTGGGAACACGAGATCCCGCCAGCCGTCCCGCTcgaggcgacgcgcgcgcacctcggccagCCTGGgttcgaggtcgacgacgcgctgatACGCCGCATCGACCTCGCAACGTACATGTACTCGCATGCGCGGCTGCCCGACGTGCTGTACCGGCGCGAGGAGTATAGCAGCGAACAAGCGATgctggccgctgccgaggcgctgtCCCCGCTGCAGATGGTGCAAAAGGCCACGACATACCCGCCAACGTACATCATGCACGGCACAAAGGACACTTGCGTGCCGCTGCGGGAGAGTACAGAGTTTGCAGACAGGCTACGCGAGAttggcgtcgctgtcgccgaggatTATCCCGAGGCGGGGCATGTGTTTGATACTTGGAGG AGCCCCAACGAAGAAGGGTGGCAGCGCCATGTCCCTCCCTGCCTCGACTTTCTCGACAAACACGTCAAGTGA